The proteins below are encoded in one region of Rhododendron vialii isolate Sample 1 chromosome 7a, ASM3025357v1:
- the LOC131333216 gene encoding early nodulin-93-like isoform X2 produces MLKTVPKKACVRGSSRLLLPASLVPCLLTIPWAKANLNYTGQALIISGASIASYFVTADKTILKAAKKNARYERKD; encoded by the exons ATGCTCAAAACTGTACCCAAG AAAGCGTGCGTGAGGGGCTCAAGTCGGCTGCTATTGCCTGCGTCCTTAGTGCCGTGCCTACT GACGATTCCATGGGCAAAGGCCAACCTCAACTATACTGGCCAAGCACTCATCATATCCGGAG CATccattgcttcttacttcgttACCGCTGACAAAACCATCTTAAAAGCGGCAAAGAAAAATGCACGATACGAGAGAAAAGATTAA
- the LOC131333216 gene encoding early nodulin-93-like isoform X1 has product MGSPVSDDRLVNAQNCTQESVREGLKSAAIACVLSAVPTFAAVRTIPWAKANLNYTGQALIISGASIASYFVTADKTILKAAKKNARYERKD; this is encoded by the exons ATGGGGTCTCCAGTTTCTGATGATCGATTGGTGAATGCTCAAAACTGTACCCAAG AAAGCGTGCGTGAGGGGCTCAAGTCGGCTGCTATTGCCTGCGTCCTTAGTGCCGTGCCTACT TTTGCTGCTGTCAGGACGATTCCATGGGCAAAGGCCAACCTCAACTATACTGGCCAAGCACTCATCATATCCGGAG CATccattgcttcttacttcgttACCGCTGACAAAACCATCTTAAAAGCGGCAAAGAAAAATGCACGATACGAGAGAAAAGATTAA